The Periplaneta americana isolate PAMFEO1 chromosome 2, P.americana_PAMFEO1_priV1, whole genome shotgun sequence genome has a window encoding:
- the LOC138694295 gene encoding uncharacterized protein isoform X12, with translation MSETMDVPLVKLDMMKTESFEDDHVDTSQYFSLVNVKEEKIQMDISFPTVKSESEEEAIWNDTVLKGEVKEEHQILQESETSSMQNVKKMETCKQILRSH, from the exons ATGTCGGAAACAATGGATGTACCATTAGTGAAGCTGGACATGATGAAAACTGAATCATTTGAGGATGACCATGTGGACACATCACAATATTTTTCTCTCGTGAATGTCAAGGAAGAAAAGATTCAAATGGATATAAGTTTTCCCACAGTGAAATCCGAGAGTGAG GAAGAAGCAATCTGGAATGACACTGTACTGAAAGGAGAAGTGAAAGAAGAGCATCAAATTCTGCAAGAGAG tgaaacttcttCAATGCAAAATGTGAAAAAGATGGAAACTTGTAAACAAATTCTCAGATCCCATTGA
- the LOC138694295 gene encoding uncharacterized protein isoform X8: MSETMDVPLVKLDMMKTESFEDDHVDTSQYFSLVNVKEEKIQMDISFPTVKSESEEEAIWNDTVLKGEVKEEHQILQERHRMVIRWQMDLSIHASLCRPVPLHPLMLSFLRMAAPYYRHIS; this comes from the exons ATGTCGGAAACAATGGATGTACCATTAGTGAAGCTGGACATGATGAAAACTGAATCATTTGAGGATGACCATGTGGACACATCACAATATTTTTCTCTCGTGAATGTCAAGGAAGAAAAGATTCAAATGGATATAAGTTTTCCCACAGTGAAATCCGAGAGTGAG GAAGAAGCAATCTGGAATGACACTGTACTGAAAGGAGAAGTGAAAGAAGAGCATCAAATTCTGCAAGAGAG GCATCGAATGGTCATACGCTGGCAGATGGACTTATCCATTCACGCTTCCCTGTGCAGACCGGTCCCACTCCACCCTCTAATGCTTAGCTTCCTCAGAATGGCCGCTCCATACTACCGTCATATAAGCTGA